The following coding sequences lie in one Silene latifolia isolate original U9 population chromosome 5, ASM4854445v1, whole genome shotgun sequence genomic window:
- the LOC141657868 gene encoding uncharacterized protein LOC141657868 gives MSVALCETETVHQSTSNRLQQADVCSASEESGYYNQPRKRRKRCWTTDQSVLEELSSATQTNLSANENTCAFVGWPQTFAFSSYVPAKPLTEFKAKNKCIHQNTGKRAMLPPISGIDGKSEMKNTEKFDDFPKGLQEAIDIFESLIPALRKLAVGVETLNNQISEETSWSSPSTYSGTSAGQSGYPSSLIGSYLSSDLYSDGSDECADGYETARQSSSNTDTDTFSDYSSQDRYYLSPSSQGSSERSPRREDRRVEKGRTVGRISKLRKKIGAIFHHHHHHHHHHHHYNDRDESNLGGVGLLKRLGKFFHRSGENDRKKGKADRRQKPDNKSVVKKKQHVGHFRTLVDGLMRHTRHPKKPKKVKDDKDILGSARHKSKRTKKKLPWLPKMGRGKVKAPNKGNVKLKRIATKTAKMILT, from the coding sequence ATGTCTGTTGCATTATGCGAAACTGAAACAGTTCACCAGAGCACTAGTAATCGCCTTCAACAAGCCGATGTCTGTTCTGCATCAGAAGAAAGCGGTTATTATAACCAACCACGCAAAAGAAGGAAACGCTGTTGGACGACTGATCAGAGTGTTCTGGAGGAACTGTCTTCAGCGACACAGACTAACTTGAGCGCGAATGAGAATACCTGTGCTTTTGTAGGTTGGCCGCAAACCTTTGCTTTTTCGAGTTATGTGCCTGCAAAGCCACTTACAGAATTCAAAGCAAAAAATAAGTGTATACACCAGAACACTGGTAAACGCGCTATGTTGCCTCCAATATCCGGAATTGATGGTAAAAGCGAGATGAAAAACACAGAAAAGTTTGATGATTTTCCAAAAGGACTGCAGGAGGCTATTGACATATTTGAGTCTCTGATTCCAGCACTTCGAAAGTTGGCAGTTGGTGTTGAGACGCTAAATAATCAGATATCCGAAGAAACAAGCTGGAGTTCACCCTCTACTTATAGTGGAACAAGTGCCGGGCAAAGCGGTTATCCCTCCTCATTAATCGGAAGTTATCTGTCAAGTGACCTTTACAGCGATGGAAGTGATGAATGTGCTGATGGGTATGAGACAGCGCGCCAGTCATCGAGTAATACTGATACTGATACATTTTCTGACTACAGCAGCCAAGATCGGTACTATCTAAGTCCGTCGAGCCAGGGGAGTTCAGAGCGGTCTCCCAGGAGGGAAGATCGTCGTGTTGAAAAGGGTAGAACAGTGGGTAGAATTAGCAAGTTGCGGAAGAAGATAGGGGCGATAtttcaccaccaccatcaccaccaccaccaccaccatcattaTAATGATAGGGATGAATCTAATTTGGGTGGTGTCGGTCTTTTGAAACGACTTGGAAAGTTTTTTCATCGAAGTGGGGAAAATGATCGTAAGAAAGGAAAAGCTGACAGGCGCCAGAAACCAGATAATAAGAGTGTGGTGAAAAAGAAGCAACACGTAGGACACTTTCGCACACTGGTAGATGGGCTGATGCGTCACACGAGGCATCCTAAGAAGCCTAAGAAGGTCAAAGACGACAAGGACATACTTGGGAGTGCTCGCCATAAGAGTAAAAGAACGAAAAAGAAATTACCTTGGTTGCCGAAGATGGGACGAGGTAAGGTGAAGGCGCCTAACAAGGGAAACGTCAAGCTTAAGAGAATCGCGACCAAGACTGCTAAGATGATTTTAACTTGA
- the LOC141657867 gene encoding IRK-interacting protein-like yields the protein MASALNINEDGVTINRQEIQAAIAKAVELRALHAALMQENNTAQLKFPSSASSPPLPRPVSQFSAHDYPVFTPSYEVQTGSIQNHIRPADDTRSVASSCTNHWSLPQNSPGIEIPKSRRRNSLGDFTSVSSCNNCKPATVITDDESRSIKHSNNIVVPLTESHAVMNPSQAKSRGMILSWLIPRLKRRQKNGNSSPVRTESEQASQVLKDLGTVPIETLKKELIEANQKRDEAVTEVSEMRSSFGDLRKKLETLESYCEELKKALRQAADTNSISKRGKLSDGKNGDGSMPVSEEVMIEGFLQIVSEARLSVKQFCKTLFEQIDENDDQLKENLNLVLKPHKLSVNSRYSKLIIYHLEAIVNQAFYQDFENCVFRRNGTSKLLDPQQDRLAKFQSFAALRNLSWNEVLKKGTKYYSEELSEFCDNKMKCIITALNWTTPWSEKLLESFFVAGKCIWLLHLLAFSFCPPLMILRVDENRTFDPHYMEDIGSDKQKGEKPSRVKVMITPGFYVLDKILRCKVICRYKSAA from the exons ATGGCTTCTGCATTGAACATTAATGAAGATGGTGTGACCATTAATAGGCAAGAAATTCAGGCAGCCATTGCTAAAGCTGTGGAACTAAGAGCACTCCATGCTGCATTAATGCAAGAAAATAATACTGCTCAGCTCAAGTTCCCTTCTTCTGCTTCTTCTCCGCCGCTGCCGCGGCCTGTTTCTCAGTTTTCTGCTCATGATTACCCTGTTTTTACTCCT AGTTATGAAGTGCAAACTGGGAGCATACAGAACCATATTCGTCCAGCGGACGATACTAGATCGGTTGCTAGCTCATGCACAAATCATTGGTCGTTGCCGCAAAATTCACCAGGAATTGAAATTCCCAAGTCCAGGAGAAGGAACAGTTTAGGGGACTTCACATCAGTTTCATCCTGCAACAACTGTAAACCTGCAACTGTTATTACTGATGATGAGAGCAGGAGTATCAAGCATTCTAACAATATTGTCGTGCCGCTAACAGAATCTCACGCTGTAATGAATCCATCACAAGCAAAATCCCGTGGGATGATCCTCTCGTGGTTGATTCCTCGGTTGAAAAGACGTCAAAAGAATGGCAACAGTTCGCCTGTTAGAACAGAATCCGAACAAGCATCACAAGTTCTTAAGGATCTTGGGACAGTTCCGATAGAAACACTAAAGAAAGAGCTGATTGAGGCAAATCAGAAGAGGGATGAAGCTGTGACTGAAGTTTCAGAGATGAGATCCTCCTTTGGTGATTTGAGAAAAAAGCTCGAAACTTTGGAGTCTTATTGTGAGGAGCTAAAGAAGGCTTTGCGCCAAGCAGCGGATACTAATAGTATTTCAAAGAGGGGAAAGTTGTCAGATGGCAAAAATGGGGACGGTTCAATGCCGGTCAGTGAGGAAGTCATGATTGAAGGATTCTTACAGATAGTATCAGAAGCAAGATTGTCAGTAAAGCAATTCTGCAAGACACTCTTTGAGCAGATTGATGAAAACGATGACCAACTTAAGGAGAACTTGAACTTGGTACTAAAACCCCACAAACTCTCCGTAAATTCAAGATATTCCAAGTTAATAATCTATCATTTGGAGGCCATTGTAAACCAAGCATTTTACCAGGATTTTGAGAACTGTGTTTTCCGGAGAAATGGCACGTCAAAGTTACTAGATCCTCAGCAAGATCGACTGGCAAAGTTCCAGTCATTTGCAGCATTAAGAAACCTAAGTTGGAATGAGGTCCTGAAAAAAGGGACAAAGTATTACAGCGAAGAGTTGAGCGAGTTCTGTGACAATAAAATGAAATGCATTATTACAGCACTGAACTGGACTACACCGTGGTCAGAGAAATTGCTTGAATCGTTCTTTGTTGCAGGAAAATGTATTTGGTTATTACATTTATTAGCGTTTTCTTTCTGTCCTCCATTAATGATACTAAGGGTGGATGAGAATAGAACGTTTGATCCTCACTATATGGAAGATATCGGAAGTGATAAGCAGAAAGGGGAGAAACCAAGCAGGGTTAAAGTGATGATCACTCCCGGGTTTTACGTGCTGGATAAGATTCTTAGATGTAAGGTTATATGTAGGTACAAATCAGCCGCATAA
- the LOC141655750 gene encoding uncharacterized protein LOC141655750 yields METCLHLVRGCGWAGGLWDRLGIGVRMAGGYEWVREWVEDVWRELQDGEIDTFMMGCWAIWEVRNKWVFDGVAVDAGKVARRVEELRKEMEDEVRVAGVQDKQEEGRGRWRKPKEGWAKLNVDAGVKEGWGTGLGAVCRNSEDRVLWGMAEFRSGTMEPKMAEAEVVMAGLKEAQARRCRRLVIESDWKVLIDALKSKANGRSEFYLLLDDILDLCNGFESILWSFVSRKHNNVAHELAHLSSSHLGRKFGLVLCPDMLWI; encoded by the coding sequence ATGGAGACTTGTCTCCATCTTGTGCGGGGTTGTGGTTGGGCGGGTGGATTGTGGGATAGGCTGGGAATTGGTGTGCGCATGGCTGGCGGGTATGAAtgggtgagggagtgggtggaggatgtgtggagGGAGCTCCAGGACGGTGAGATAGATACTTTTATGATGGGGTGTTGGGCGATATGGGAAGTTCGTAATAAATGGGTCTTCGATGGGGTTGCGGTGGATGCAGGTAAGGTGGCTAGAAGAGTGGAAGAGTTAAGGAAGGAAATGGAGGACGAAGTGAGGGTGGCTGGTGTTCAAGATAAACAAGAGGAGGGACGAGGGAGATGGCGTAAACCGAAGGAAGGATGGGCAAAGTTGAACGTGGACGCGGGTGTTAAGGAAGGTTGGGGGACGGGGCTTGGAGCGGTTTGCCGTAACAGTGAGGATAGGGTGTTGTGGGGGATGGCGGAGTTCAGAAGCGGGACCATGGAACCCAAAATGGCGGAGGCTGAAGTGGTGATGGCTGGTCTAAAGGAAGCTCAAGCAAGAAGGTGTAGGCGTTTGGTTATTGAGAGCGATTGGAAGGTGTTGATCGACGCGCTGAAGTCGAAGGCAAATGGTAGAAGCGAGTTTTATTTATTACTTGATGATATTTTGGATTTGTGTAATGGTTTCGAGTCTATTTTGTGGTCGTTTGTGTCTAGAAAACATAACAATGTAGCGCATGAGCTGGCTCATTTAAGCTCTTCGCATCTCGGTAGAAAGTTTGGGTTAGTACTCTGCCCCGACATGTTATGGATTTGA